The Desulfococcus multivorans DNA window GTTCCAATTGGGGAATGGGCTATGGCTTTCCCACGAAATGATTTCGGATGATGAGTGCCGGTTGGCGTTTGAAAGGCAGGCGGAGGAATGGCTATCGGAATACGGTTGCTTTTCGGTCGAACGGTTGTTTGAAGGTTTTTACAGTGTTCTCCGCAATATTACCACACCGGAAGTTTGTGCTGTCTTTCTGCGGCATTTAGGATTCACGGTGGCAGCATGGGGAAAGAAAGGTCATTTCTGTTTCCTGTCCCCGCCGAATCTATATGATAATCTGGCGGCAATTTCGGAAACGATTGCCAGATGGCTTGAAGAGGCAGACGGCACGTTAACCTTTAATGAAATCGAACAAGAGATGCCGTACCTGACCGCTGAGGCATTGGGAAACATCCGTATGCACTTCCTGCCGGAGGTCCATGAGGTAGAAGTCGGTGAGGTGCCCTGTTGGCGCAGCACTGAGTCGATTACGCTACCGGAGGATTTCTCAGAGAAACTGACAACTGTCGTTGATACGCTGGTTGCGCTGGATGAGAAAGTGACCCTTGCAAAACTTGAGTTCGCTTTAAATTTGTTCTATCGTACTCGTTTGCGCGAGGAGTACGCCATACTGGATAACGACACCTTCATGCGTGCTTGTGCGAAATACTACCAAGGTGGGAGCGATGTCTTTCCGAATAAGACGAAATCCCGCGCAAGAACAGGTGGCAAGCGTGTGCGTAGTCCAAATACACGTTTTCATAACCTTGGTGTGCCGGTTGGCGCGGAACTGCTTTTCACAAAGAACAGTCATATCTTTTGTGTTGTGCTGGATGCCTCCAATAAAGTGGAATATGCCGGAAAGGCATGGTCTATTTCGAAATTGGCGATTCATTTGTTGGGTGTGTCTTCTGCAAATGGCTTTTGCTATTTTAGCTACGAGGGCGAAACATTGTGGGAGAGAAGGTTGCGGCTGGAGCGAGCAGGCAAATAGGACGAATATAAAGCATCAGCGATTTTACCGCCCTCTTAAGAACAAGGGGCGGAAAACGGAATCATTGGCTTGGATCGACGGGCGATTTCACCGGCGACATGTCGTGCGTTCATAAATGCTGGTACCAATCCTCGTGTAGCGGAGCGGGTCAAACGCTTTGGAAAAGGGGAAAGGGCAGAAAAGATAGCACTGGAGCCGGGGGATGCTGTTTCTACAATGAAAAATATGATTTCAAACTACCGCATATATTTTAAGGTCTGCAAACTGAACGGCATCGTGCCGGAGGTTGGCACGAATGTATAATTACGAGTGGGACAAGCGAACGGGCAGGTACCGCCTGACGACCCAGACAGGGAAGTTTGTGGCCTGCGAAATCCGGCCAGTATTTGCAGAGGAACTGGCGCTTTTGGGGTTATGGGCACGTTTGGCGTTTGAACCGACAGAGCGGCATCCGCTGCTCTGGGCGAAGCAGAACGTGTATTTGTATCGCGGTGAAGAAATCGCTAAACTCCATAAGACACGTTATGGTAAGCCGCCGGACATCGAATGGAAGGGCGTATTAGGCGAGAACGAAGGTTTACCGAAAGGTGAGAAGTTACTAAAAAAACAAAAAATAGTTCCAGTTGATGTCGGGGCACTGGTGGCTGAAAACCGTGAAATCATGTCCGCGCTTATAGCGGATACGCTCAAGCGCATTAAGGAGATGTATGACGGTTACACCGGAAAATGCGAAGCGATTTACATCGGCTTCAGCGGCGGCAAGGACTCGGTCGTTCTACTCGACCTTTGCCACAAGGTCCTTCCGTTGGACGTACCGGTTATTTTCAGTGATACGGATATGGAACTTCCGGATACTTACCGAGTTTGGGAAGAGATCCAAAAACGCTACGAAGGCCGCACGTTTTTGAAAGTCTCCGCTAAAACCCCCGCATTGAAAAATTGGCAACTCTTCGGGCCGCCGTCGCAAGCGCTGCGCTGGTGCTGTTCCGTCCACAAAAGTACTCCCGCAATATTAGCGCTAAAGGAAAGGCTCGGAAAAAAGTCACTCAGAACGCTGGCATTTGTTGGGGTACGTGGTGAGGAAAGTCAACGGCGTTTTGGATACGACGACATTGGAGATGGTTTGAAAAGCCAATCGCAGGTGAATGCCATGCCAATTTTGGCGTGGTCCGCGCATGAACTGTGGCTTTACATTTTTGAGCATGATCTGGTTCTGAACGAAGCATACCGAAAAGGGGTACCGCGTGTGGGATGCCTGATGTGTCCAATGTCAACCGACCGCCAGAATTATTTGATACGGATGAATTATCATGAGTCAGTCGCGCCGTTTGCTGACGCGGTGCGTGATACGATTGATCGCGAGTTTTCTTCTGAAGAAGACGAGGATGCGTTCGTTTACGAAGGCGGGTGGTATGCAAGGAAAAGCGGCGTATCCTTGAAACAAGTCATTGCGGAGCCAGGAATCGAACGCAAAAGGGACCGAGTGATTTGTGAATTTCCAATCGAAGCAGAGCCAGCCTTAAAGGAGTGGCTCAAAGCCACTGGTGAAATTAAAGGCGCGAATTTGACTCTTTGTGAGGACAGGCAGAGAGGTTTGCTTCAATGTGTCTGGACGAACGGAAAAGCAGATAAGTCTGTTTCCAAGTGGCTGGTATACGCCGTTCACAAGGCTATTGCCTGCATAGGATGCAACGCTTGCGAGGCGGAATGTCCGACAGGCGCGTTGCGTTTCGAAAAAGATACCTATAGTGGAAAGCTGAAGGTCATTATTGATGAAGGGATGTGCGTTCATTGCATGAGGTGTTATACGCCCGACGAGGGTTGTTGGCGGTATTACTCAAAGCGATATGCAGGAGCAAAGACGATGAACATCAGCGGTATCAACAAATATATGACGTTTGGGCTGAAGCCTGAATGGATTGAAGTTCTGGTGAAAGAGGGCGCGAATTTCCGTCAGACAACCGCGCTAGGTAACCGGATGGTTCCAGCAGCTGTGACGTGGTTCCGAGAGGCGGGATTGATTGGAGATTCAACGGCTATAGCTACAACATCGCTTTTGGAAGTTGGCAAGAAACGCGGTTTCAGCGATTTGCTGTTTTGGCAGTTGCTATGGCTCCGACTGTCAAATATCTCTCCCCTCGTGAAATGGTATGTCTGCAATACGGATCTTAACTTGGAATATCCGGTGAAACGGATTGATGAAAAGCTATCACAATCCGTTAGTTCGGCATCGGTGAGGAAGGGTGCGTTGCAGTCGCTTTGCCAACTGGTTAAGAATTCACCGCTTTGCGAAGGAGACAGGGTGTTGATTGAAACCACAATGAAGGGCAGAACCGTTGAAAAGCTCACACGACGTGCGCGTTCGGTGGATCCGCTGGTAGTTCTTTACGGGCTTTATGTGATGGCGGAAAAGTCCGGACGCGATGCCTTCACCGTGCGACAGATGATGGCGGCGGAGTTTGACGGGGAGGTTGTGTCACCCTTATCGGTGTTCGGAATTCCGCCGGATGAGTTTAAGAAGCTGTGCATGGGACTGGTGACGGTGCATCCAGACCTCATCACGTGCAGCTTTACGCTGGGGCTGGACGAGGTGCGGGTGTTCCCGGAAACGAAAAGTCGGGACGATGTGGTGGCTCTGATTTTAGAAAGGTAATGGGCGAATGACTTTCTACAAAGACTATTTTGGGATCAGACCGGATTACGCGCCATGCATGACGCTGGCGGACATTAACAAGATGCCGGAGACATGGCTGGCTTTTTATCCGCATGATTCGTTTGTGGAGATTTTGCGGGCATTGCTTAAGAGCCTGAACGGTGGAAAAAAGACGCTCTGGATTACGGGTGCGTATGGTACGGGCAAGAGCCACGCGTCGCTGGTGCTGCAAAAACTGTTTACTGACGAAAAAGCGCGCGTCCAGAAATGGCTGGATTTGCGCAAAGCCCAGATCCCGGACCCCGTGCGAAAGGGGATACTGGAACAAGGTAGCGAAAAGACGCTCGTTGTTTATGACGTGAACGCGGACGGCGTGGATGCGAAGAATCAATTCCTGATGCGCTTGCAGCGTGGTATCACAAAGGCACTTGAAGCGGGAGGATACACGATTCCGCTGAAAGGCAAGCTATATGAGGTAATTGAGCGTATCCGGCAAGATGGGCCGTATTTCTTTGAAAAGCGCGATGAAATGCAAGCGAGACTCTCGCACCTGAACGCGGGTATCAAGACAGCGGATGCGCTTGAGAGGAAATTGCAGGATTTGAATTTGGAGCCGGGCCTTGTCAGTGACGCGATGCGAGTACTGGAGGCGAGGCATATCTATATGGGTTTGAGCGCAGAAGAGTTCTTGGAGTGGGTGGACGCATCCTTGAAAGCAAACAGTCTTTCCAAACTGGTCTATATTTGGGACGAGTTCTCGGCGTTCATGAATCGTAATCGAACGGCATTAAAGACTCTGGAACAATTGGCGGAAGCTGCTCAGCAGGGGCGGTTTTATTTTGTACCGGTGACGCACACAGATATTTCGTCGTATGTGGCGGCGGGCTCCGAAAGCGCGAGGAAAGCGAACGACCGGTTCACGTTCAAGCGGATTGACCTGCCAAACGAAACCGCGCTTAAACTTGCAGCGGATGCCTTCGTTGTCAATGCGGAGAAGGCAAGAGAGTGGGAACAAGAGCGCGACGTGCTTTGGCACAGTGTGAACGTTGTGGCCGAAAACTACATGGTTGTCCACAAAGCAGGCATCGATACGGCGGATTTCAAGGGTATCCTACCACTACATCCGATGGCGGCATTTCTGCTGAAACATCTATCGGTGGCTATCGGATCAAACCAGCGGAGCATGTTCGAATTCTTAAACGGCGAGGAGTTCAGGGAGTTCATTGAGAAAGGCGGGCTGGATGTTCCAGGTCATCAGCTTTTGACGGTGGATCATCTGTGGCGGTATTTCGTAGAACGGGATGACCTGGGGACGGGGCAAGCCGTACAGGAAGCCCGGGTGGAGTACGATAGACGAGAACAGGATTTGCAACCAGACGAGCGACGCGTGTTCAAGGCGGTGTTGCTGTTTGGCTTGATGGAACAGATGCAGGGAACGGGTCATCCGCTGTTGAGTGCGACGGTGGAAAATATCCTACGCAGTTTCGAGGGGGACGGCGATTTGCAGGGCGTGGATGCGATTCTACGCAATCTAGAACAGAAGCATTGTTTCGCGATTATTAACGGGCGTTGCGAACGTTTCCTTGACCGCTCGGACACGAAAGAGATCGAAGAGAAAAAAGCGGCGTTAGATGGCAAGTTTGGCGGTCTCGTACTGAAAGACACCGAGACAGAGTTGGTTAAACAACTGAAAGGAGTCAACTACGGCGGTCGTTTTGATATACGCGCGGCTGGTGTCGGCGGTCTTTCGGCGTCAAGCATTGCGAGACGAGAGTCTTTTAGTGCGACAGGGAACCGTGTGCTTGTGCAGTTCATTTTGGCACGGGATGAGCAGGAAAAATTGCGCATTCCTGACAAGGCAAGGGAATTGGCGAAACAGTTCAAAGACCACCGAATGCTGTTTGTGACGCTGCCGGAAGTCAGTTTTTGCCATGACAACGCAAAAGCATGGGAAATATTTACGGAAAACAGCGCTCATCTCGCATTGGCAAGAGATGGCGCGAGCAAGAGGGTGTTCGAAACGCAGGTCAGTAGCGCAAAGGAGGAGTGGTACTCCAAGGTGATGACCGCTACCAAACTCATCGTGTACAAGCCAAACCCAAACGGTGAACCGTTCACCGAAGAAGTGACTTGGGGGCAATTGAAAAAAGACTGGCTTACCGGCTATGCGAAACAGACATTCGAGGCATATACGGACGATCTTTGTGGATTCAACATCAGCGCATTTGCCGCGCCAACCCACTTACAGAGCTGGGCGCTTGCAGGCATGGAATTCGACAGGTTCGCGAAGCCAGGCGCCTGGAGGACTGTTGTGGCGACGTGGAAGAAGAACGGTGTTACTGGTGAGGATGCATGGTTCGATGCGAAACCCAACCATCCGCTGACACAGTTGCGCGATTTTTGCAAAAAACGGCAGGACAACACAGTGGGTGCGGGAAATACCTGCTCATTACGCAAACTTTACATCGACTTGCAGCGTCCGCCGTTCGGACTGCTGTGCGTGCCGCATTCGGCCTTCGTGCTGGGTTATGTGCTGAAAACATGGTTGACCGGACAGCGCAAACTGCAATGGACGGATGGCGTGACAAGCAAGGCGCTGGACGCAGCGGCGCTGGCGGAAATCATCGAGACGGTGGTGAAAGACGACGGCGCCAACGCCATCAAGAACGAGAAAATGATTTGTCGCCTATCGAAAGAGGAAAAGGTGTTCATCGAACAGAGCAGCGTGATTTTCGAGAACAGTCCGCTTGCGGACGGGACGGTGGAGGCAGCGCTCAACGCGGTCGGGACACGGCTGGAACAGATTTCGCACCG harbors:
- a CDS encoding phosphoadenosine phosphosulfate reductase family protein, giving the protein MYNYEWDKRTGRYRLTTQTGKFVACEIRPVFAEELALLGLWARLAFEPTERHPLLWAKQNVYLYRGEEIAKLHKTRYGKPPDIEWKGVLGENEGLPKGEKLLKKQKIVPVDVGALVAENREIMSALIADTLKRIKEMYDGYTGKCEAIYIGFSGGKDSVVLLDLCHKVLPLDVPVIFSDTDMELPDTYRVWEEIQKRYEGRTFLKVSAKTPALKNWQLFGPPSQALRWCCSVHKSTPAILALKERLGKKSLRTLAFVGVRGEESQRRFGYDDIGDGLKSQSQVNAMPILAWSAHELWLYIFEHDLVLNEAYRKGVPRVGCLMCPMSTDRQNYLIRMNYHESVAPFADAVRDTIDREFSSEEDEDAFVYEGGWYARKSGVSLKQVIAEPGIERKRDRVICEFPIEAEPALKEWLKATGEIKGANLTLCEDRQRGLLQCVWTNGKADKSVSKWLVYAVHKAIACIGCNACEAECPTGALRFEKDTYSGKLKVIIDEGMCVHCMRCYTPDEGCWRYYSKRYAGAKTMNISGINKYMTFGLKPEWIEVLVKEGANFRQTTALGNRMVPAAVTWFREAGLIGDSTAIATTSLLEVGKKRGFSDLLFWQLLWLRLSNISPLVKWYVCNTDLNLEYPVKRIDEKLSQSVSSASVRKGALQSLCQLVKNSPLCEGDRVLIETTMKGRTVEKLTRRARSVDPLVVLYGLYVMAEKSGRDAFTVRQMMAAEFDGEVVSPLSVFGIPPDEFKKLCMGLVTVHPDLITCSFTLGLDEVRVFPETKSRDDVVALILER